DNA from Plutella xylostella chromosome 19, ilPluXylo3.1, whole genome shotgun sequence:
AGTTCATGGCCCCAATACTTTTGTAAGTAAGAATAGGTTTTATAtgtttacccccttattcatagaaaagttatagcaCGTTTTAGTAATTGAACCTCCCtggtccctctctgtcaaggAACACAttgttcaatagctaaaatgtcctataacttttttgtgTATAAGGTGGTTTATTATTAGGGAAATGTTAACCTATCAGAAAAGTTAACCTATCATAGTCATGCGAAAATGCGTTTCACCCtcaaaaacattttactaaatgattttatacttaatcaGTTACAGCTGAACATGTCATATGgttataaaatctaaaaatattctCATCTGCCTGAAAACCTTTATTGATAGGATGGTACCTAATATGTAGGGGAGCAAGGTACCTGACCGTGTTACGCAAATGCCTATCGGAGTATCCGGTAGGGCTGGATATGCAATGTAGCCTTCTGCCGAGACCTAGGCAATTAACTGACAGCCTACCCTCAAGTGTATCTGTGAATGGCCATGTTACTATACGCTCGCTCGGTTGTGGTGAGagataattttactttacctacctataatatcGATGTTAGGAGGACGAAAGAAGCCACTACATAACGAGTCAAACAAATAcagtaagccaaaaggggggGGCTGAGGGGgagttgcaaaagtggtattgTATGCCTAAGCTTTTTgttaacaacttttgttctacgactctTGACAATTCGTGAAAAAGAATGAcacggtaggtaggtataacgtGGGTATAACAGAGTTTTTCGCCTCTTGCATCCCTTGAGTTACAGAGGCTCTTCATTATAAAtgagtaattttataaatataaaattccgCATCAGCAAGCATGCAGCAACTTCAAGCGTATGCAATGCAGTCGTTTTATCATCAAGATGTTAATGAAACAAGTTCTTCTtgattttattaagtttaagtTCAATGTTGTAgcgataaatttatttggtatAGCAGTTAAAAGTACCTTTACTAGATAGGCATTGAAACCTAAATTTAAAGCTATAATTCTAGAGACTtagttacatatttaaattttccagaacataaaattatatccGATATATAGGGTAAAACTGCCAGTTATTAGCCATCGTTAGTTACTGGCCactataaacttaaaaatcataaaataaggaATGAGGCATCACCTGCCatctgtgttttttaatagaaCTTTGTTATCTAACTGACTTTGATTATAGTATAATTTTTTGCCGCTATGAAAAAAAGCGCCATACTATGCCGCCTTTTTCTGACAGTTGGCGGTCGGACTTCCGCGTGTACGCTACAGAGTAACGTATTTCTTAACGAAACACATTTCTTCAAAATTGACATTATTGGTGATTGAACGCAATTTAAGTGATTTCTTTAGCATATTTATATGGTGTTAAtggttttattaatatattatagtttcaTGCAATTAACTTTGGGAAGGTGAGTTTTTGGAGGTGGCCAATAATTGAATCGATATATTGCAAATTTTCTGTTACTGGCCGCCTATgccaataactaaataaaaatgcaagtACTCTATTTAGATGAAAATCGACTGTTTAActgttttcataatatttataagttgtagTATCGTGTGGCAAAATATCACGCACTTTTATCAACTAAATTCAGTTACTGGCATAGGTCTCCAGTATTTAGTGGTGAAGTGGCCAATATCCGACCGATGTATTTTGTTACAGTACAACCATCATCAACGGGATGCCACCTAAACGAAGACATTCTTCAGATGACTTAAATAAACCCttcaaattcataaaagacaagaCAAGACATAAGACAatagaaaatagttttcagaaattcaacaatattttattgaaggaTATCGATCGACGAACCGTCTTGCCTAAAAGCTCGACGAGTTTCAGCCCCCAGAGCAAGCTGGGTTTCGAAAAgactttagtacaatagatctacacagtaaggcagattatacagaagaccgaagagtataataagcctctgtgtctagcctttgaagactatgagaaagccttcgTCTCCATCGAGCCGGGCAGTTTTGGACTCCTTGGAGAGATGCTAAATCGACTGTCGCTATATTGGGGTGTTGAGGTGTCTATACAATGctgctactatgactgtccaagtacaggaccacaagaaaAGACCTATCCAAAGGCAACGaggagtgagacagggagatgtgaTATCTCAGAAACTGAATACCGATGCATtagaagatgtctttaagacgttggactggaacgGACACATGTTACACCTCCGCTGCGCAGACGACATCGTCAATATGGCAGAATGTCTGccggaactcagctggatgctaagtggcctaaatgctgcttcccaacCTGTAGGCATCCCTCAAAGCCTGACCTCAAACCACTGCATCCTGcacagtgatgacgtatggtgcagactggtgcaccgatttaaagtgcaCATGCTATGGATAGAGCTATATGCTTGGGGTTGCTCTGatagatcgtatcagaaatagggttatctgtcaaagaactaaggttaccgacatatagctgtcaaaatgtgctTAGATAAAATGGCAGTCATATCTCCCGattctgccgaagaaccgataaccgttgggttAGACGAGCTCTCGTatagagaccacgaacaggcaaaagcaacgtgggacgccctcctgcccgctggcgggtagctggtagtggctggatgaggaaggccgaggacgaGGACCGAGTGCTATGTTTGGGgtaggcctatgtccagcagtggatgattattggctgatgatgattctaTGACGATGAGTAAAATACGCACGTACAGCGTCGGTAGATCTTGATTTGCTTGATTGTTTGTATGTAAAGTACGCAGGAacggtgtttattaagtaattatataattatgtatacaaaaaacatgtaattgaaaatgttatattcctagtattttattcttagaaagttgattgtttttttttgtttttgaagtTTAGCCGTGGTTCATATTATTCTGCAActgattttaataaagtttttattaaaggaGACAACattaatttctatttttttgaggtttatagcttttttataaaattatttcttgtGGCCAATAACCAGCCTATGGATGGCCAGTAAGTGATTTTTTTGGCCAATAACTGCAATTTTACACAGGtttgcaataacatatatttttttatcggttatagttttctaaataaattattgatttactgcgaGGCAAAAGTAGCTTTTCTAGATTACATTCATACACCATCTGTCAATTTTGGTTTAATATGTATGAAGTAATCCAACTATAGGCCTATTTCCATTCTACCAGCAGTCTCAAAAATTCTAGAGCGTTTAATCAACAAGCGACTTACCCACTACCTAGAAAGCAAAAATCTATTATCTAATGCTCAGTATGGATTTAGGTGTGGGAAGTCTACAACAGATGCAGCTCATGATCTCATAGACCATATTATAGTTAACATGGACAAAGGCAAGAAGTGCTTAACTATCTTCCTAGATCTTGCTAAGGCCTTTGACACGGTTTCCACCCCCATCCTTCTCAAcaggctggaagaaattggcGTGAGAGGTACCCAACTATCCTTTTTCCGTAGCTACCTTTCGGGCCGTACTCAATCCGTTATTATTGATGGTCACATTAGCTCGGACTCGCCCATTGAATACGGTGTGCCTCAGGGGAGTATTCTTGGCCCTACCCTCTTCTTGATTTTCATTAACAAAATGTGTAAccttcatataactaatggtAAAATAACCACTTTTGCTGATGACACTGCAATTACATTTACTGGGGACGACTGGGACCAAGTTCATTCGTATGCGCAGCAGGGCCTCGGCGTCATCCTTAATTGGCTGATAACGAATAAGCTGACTCTCAATGCAGATAAGACTACATACATGCTGTTTTCTCCTCGGAGCTGCTCTCTTCCACCAATGAGCAGATATTCAATAGTCGCACACAGTCAAGGCTGCGAAGTCGATGTATGTGATTgtcctaaaataaaaacttgcgACCAGAtgagatacttaggtataattatCGACCGTAACCTTAGCTTTCTTCCACATATAAACGCTCTTGCTTCCCGAGTtcgtaaattaatttatatctttAAAAAGCTTCGTCACATCTCTGATCCACCTATCTTGAAATCAGTTTATTATGCTCTCTGCCAATCCATTTTAATGTACGGGATTACAATATGGGGCGGAAGCTATATCacacatttattaattttagaaaGGGCCCAACGCTCTATTCTCAAAGTAGCCACTTTTAAACCGTATCGCTTCCCTACTTATGCCCTGTATCAATATTGCCAAGTTTTAACTGTACG
Protein-coding regions in this window:
- the LOC125490000 gene encoding uncharacterized protein LOC125490000, which encodes MTVQVQDHKKRPIQRQRGVRQGDVISQKLNTDALEDVFKTLDWNGHMLHLRCADDIVNMAECLPELSWMLSGLNAASQPVGIPQSLTSNHCILHSDDVWCRLVHRFKVHMLWIELYAWGCSDRSYQK